ACCAGATCGCCATTTTATCTCCGAATTTACAGTGTAAAATTTGCTTAGCTTCTCAAAAGAATCTGTATCTCTAATAAGAAGATTATTTCTATATGCTATTTGATAATACTCCAAACTTTCAAGACTGTTAAATACATCACAAAAATAGTTTTTTGATTTTGAATCAAACTTGCAGAATAATAAACAAGCTTCAACAGTTGCATCAAAATATTTCTTTGTGTCTATTCTGTACGTTGCACAGTAAGCAAGGTTAAGATTTTTAGAATGAAGATAATTCAGTATTTTTCTCGAAACAGATAGCTTACAAAGCATTGCTAGATAAGCATCCCGTCCTTGTAGCCATTGAATAATTTGAATTAGCATCCATTCGGAGATATCAAAATTACTCTTACCTGTAATGGCATCTAAGCCATTATAATTTTGAAAATTATTTTTTTTAGGTAAATTTTCACTACCAAGACTTCCTTGTATTGAATTTGTCACCCAAGGAAAATTACCAAGTACCAAAATATTTCCATTTAACTGACTAATAAGCGATAACCAATCAAATTGAAAAAAATCTGCATGTTGAAGCTCAATTCTCTCATCTTGTATAAATTGCTTTTTCCTTCTCATCTCCTGTAGATACTGTTGATTTATTTCAACTCCAATAATCTTTTTTGCTGTTTTAAATATACTAGATGCAACCTCAATAAAATTACCTATACCACATGTTGGTTCAACTATGATATCGGGGACAATGCCCAGCTTTATTAACTGCTGACAAACTCTCTCAGCAAGTTCCAAAGGTGTCTGGAAATCCCCATATTCTACTTTTTCTTTGTCAGCACTACGAATCATGAATTAGCTCTATAAACAGCAATAATACCTTCTTCTTGATTAGCACGTTCAATGACTCTTCCATACTGAAGCCTCCATTGCAAAGCATTAGAAATAGTCAAAAATCCTTGACTGGGAGGATTTCTAAGTATTTCATCTGCAATGTTAGATGCCTCAATTTCATCAATTGGGAGATTTCGATCCAGCATAAAAGCAATCAAGTCATCTTTATTACCTTCATTTTTCAAGATGCTACGAATTCCACGAGTCATCTGAAAATCTGCTGTCTTTTCAGCTTTCACGTAAATTGTGTGCAGAATGCTTAAGGTTGCAGTCCGGTTTGTGCTATTGTCTGCTTTATCGTAAACAAAAATAAGTAGTGAATACCCAAGCCCAAAAATCTTTTGTCTTGCAGATTTGAAAGGGCATGATGACTGGGGTTGTTTAATACTGGTTACTTTTATGTCGATAAACAACCCTGGAAAATCAATGCCGCTTGCAGAATTTCCCTCTAGAAACTCGTAACGTTCTCTGAGATAAAGCCTAAATTTCTGTTCTAAGTATGTTCCGACAGCTTTCCCATCAGTAATACCGTACAACAAAGGTTCTGGATGTCGAGACTCAGCGGCTGAAAATACTGTGGCTTCTGAACAGAGGGTTTCTACAGTCAAAATTGTCATAGATAAAGCAAAAATTATGGTGTTG
Above is a genomic segment from Gloeocapsopsis sp. IPPAS B-1203 containing:
- a CDS encoding restriction endonuclease → MTILTVETLCSEATVFSAAESRHPEPLLYGITDGKAVGTYLEQKFRLYLRERYEFLEGNSASGIDFPGLFIDIKVTSIKQPQSSCPFKSARQKIFGLGYSLLIFVYDKADNSTNRTATLSILHTIYVKAEKTADFQMTRGIRSILKNEGNKDDLIAFMLDRNLPIDEIEASNIADEILRNPPSQGFLTISNALQWRLQYGRVIERANQEEGIIAVYRANS
- a CDS encoding SAM-dependent methyltransferase produces the protein MIRSADKEKVEYGDFQTPLELAERVCQQLIKLGIVPDIIVEPTCGIGNFIEVASSIFKTAKKIIGVEINQQYLQEMRRKKQFIQDERIELQHADFFQFDWLSLISQLNGNILVLGNFPWVTNSIQGSLGSENLPKKNNFQNYNGLDAITGKSNFDISEWMLIQIIQWLQGRDAYLAMLCKLSVSRKILNYLHSKNLNLAYCATYRIDTKKYFDATVEACLLFCKFDSKSKNYFCDVFNSLESLEYYQIAYRNNLLIRDTDSFEKLSKFYTVNSEIKWRSGIKHDCSKIMEFRKIGNTFINGVGEAVELEDICLFPLLKGSDIAHSRTKTTDRYVLVTQRFVGEPTEHIRDLAPKTWQYLESHANDLENRKSKIYQNKPRFSIFGVGAYTFSPWKIAICGLYKKLEFRLIEKIFDKPVIFDDTVYFLSFEDEQVALKTFQTLASPLVINFYSSLIFWDEKRPIKSSVLSSLDLTALVNLEDYVRSDA